From the genome of Miscanthus floridulus cultivar M001 chromosome 10, ASM1932011v1, whole genome shotgun sequence, one region includes:
- the LOC136486719 gene encoding la-related protein 6B-like, with translation MSQQDAADPPSATDERPGGLPRTGSASRLNAQAPEFVPRAAAVPPPPPPQAVVRLFAPPPPPAAFFVAAPPPPPPPFEYYAAVATGGGARFGPPAEQDAEAEQTPRDGSFDDPVPKIRKQVEYYFSDINLATTEHLMRFISKDPEGYVPISVVAGFKKIKALVQSNSMLASALRTSSKLVVSDDGTRVKREQPFTESDLEELQARIVVAENLPDDHCYQNLMRLFSAVGSVKTIRTCYPQTPNGTGPATNRSAKLDMLFANKLHAFVEYDTIEDAARAIVELNDERNWRSGLRVRLLSTCMTKGGKGKKGGHESDGYGEEENVSTSDQPNDKHLEGTPQMSDVPGEHMTEDSTGDMGRGRGRGRGRGGRGRGRGFHQQNNNQHHQNHHQHYQNSSHHSNRSITHPVGTPPSGHPVKIEQPSGHPVKIEQQQEATQSQPLTAANKQPPGPRMPDGTRGFTMGRGKPQTLTPRVSESEP, from the exons ATGTCGCAGCAGGACGCTGCGGACCCGCCTTCGGCGACGGACGAGCGGCCGGGGGGTCTCCCGCGGACCGGCTCCGCCAGCCGCCTCAACGCGCAGGCGCCGGAGTTCGTGCCGCGCGCTGCCGCGGTGCCCCCGCCCCCTCCGCCGCAGGCGGTGGTGCGTCTGTtcgcgccgcctcctcctcccgcgGCGTTCTTCGTCGCAGCACCCCCGCCTCCGCCGCCCCCGTTCGAGTACTATGCGGCGGTTGCCACCGGTGGGGGTGCCAGGTTCGGTCCCCCCGCCGAGCAGGACGCCGAGGCTGAGCAGACGCCGAGGGACGGGAGCTTCGACGACCCCGTGCCCAAGATCAGGAAGCAG GTGGAGTATTATTTCAGTGATATAAACCTGGCCACCACTGAACATTTGATGAGGTTTATTTCAAAGGATCCTGAAGGATATG TGCCAATATCAGTTGTTGCTGGCTTTAAGAAAATTAAGGCTTTAGTGCAAAGTAACTCCATGCTTGCTTCTGCTCTTCGGACTTCATCAAAGCTT GTGGTCAGTGATGATGGAACAAGAGTAAAACGTGAGCAACCATTTACAGAATCAGATTTAGAAGAACTCCAG GCCCGAATTGTTGTTGCAGAAAATCTCCCAGATGATCATTGTTACCAGAATTTGATGAGGCTCTTTTCAGCTGTTGGCAG TGTGAAGACAATTAGAACTTGCTATCCTCAGACCCCAAATGGCACTGGTCCAGCTACTAACAGATCTGCAAAGCTAGATATGCTTTTTGCCAACAAA CTTCATGCTTTTGTTGAGTATGATACTATTGAAGATGCTGCTAGAGCG ATTGTGGAACTTAATGATGAGAGGAACTGGAGAAGTGGTCTTAGAGTTCGATTGTTAAGCACTTGCATG ACAAAGGGAGGTAAAGGGAAAAAGGGTGGGCATGAATCTGATGGGTATGGTGAGGAGGAGAATGTCTCCACTTCTGATCAACCAAATGATAAACATTTAGAAGGAACACCTCAAATGTCAGATGTGCCTGGAGAACACATG ACTGAGGATAGCACTGGAGATATGGGACGAGGACGTGGCAGGGGACGTGGTCGTGGTGGAAGGGGCCGTGGGCGTGGTTTCCATCAACAGAACAACAATCAACACCACCAGAACCACCATCAGCACTACCAAAACAGTAGCCACCACAGTAACAGGAGTATTACCCATCCAGTGGGAACCCCACCATCTGGCCACCCAGTCAAGATTGAGCAACCATCTGGCCACCCAGTCAAGATTGAGCAGCAGCAGGAGGCAACTCAGTCACAGCCCCTCACAGCGGCTAACAAACAGCCTCCAGGTCCCCGCATGCCGGATGGCACACGTGGATTCACCATGGGCAGAGGGAAGCCGCAAACATTGACGCCCAGAGTATCCGAGTCTGAACCTTGA